Proteins from a single region of Manis javanica isolate MJ-LG chromosome 5, MJ_LKY, whole genome shotgun sequence:
- the NUDT6 gene encoding nucleoside diphosphate-linked moiety X motif 6 isoform X2 produces the protein MWKFPGGLSEPGEDIGDTAVREVFEETGIKSEFKSLLSVRQQHTNPGAFGKSDMYIVCRLKPYSFTINFCQQECLRCEWMDLSDLVKTEDATPITSRVARLLLYGYREGFDKIDLTMDELPAIYTGLFYKLYHKKLPDNYKTMTGMY, from the coding sequence GAGACACAGCCGTTCGAGAAGTTTTTGAGGAGACAGGTATAAAATCAGAATTCAAGTCCCTCCTGAGTGTTCGGCAGCAGCACACCAACCCCGGAGCTTTCGGGAAGTCAGACATGTATATTGTCTGCCGCTTAAAGCCATACTCATTCACCATCAATTTTTGCCAGCAAGAATGCTTAAGATGTGAGTGGATGGATCTCAGTGACCTGGTCAAGACTGAAGATGCAACTCCCATCACCAGCAGAGTTGCTAGGCTGCTGCTCTATGGGTACAGAGAAGGATTTGACAAGATTGATCTGACTATGGATGAACTCCCGGCAATTTACACAGGCTTGTTTTACAAACTCTATCATAAGAAGCTGCCAGACAATTACAAAACTATGACAGGAATGTATTAA